Proteins co-encoded in one Flavobacterium sp. M31R6 genomic window:
- a CDS encoding phospho-sugar mutase, with translation MHIAQNILDAVNEWLTPTFDNETQVAIKELMTTSPKELEESFYKNLEFGTGGMRGVMGVGNNRINKYTLGKNTQGLSNYLHTVFPEQALKVVIAYDCRHNSQSLAKVVADVFSANGIQVYLFSDLRPTPELSFALKYLGCQCGIVLTASHNPPEYNGYKVYWEDGGQIVPPQDAAIIDVIENLNYNEIKFSADETLIKYIDTEIDEAFVKSSVENASFNTPKEAKDNLNIVFTSLHGTSITAVPATLEKAGYTNVNIVPEQAKPDGNFPTVKSPNPEEPEALTMALALADKLNADIVVGTDPDCDRLGVAVRNNEGKMILLNGNQTMILMTAFLLEQWKKAGKINGKQFVGSTIVSTPMIMELATAYGVECKVGLTGFKWIAKMIKDFPELQFIGGGEESFGYMVGDAVRDKDAVAATLLICEVAAQAKAKGSSVYNTLLQYYVDFGFYKEHLVSLTKKGMEGLAEINQMMVSLRENPLKEINGQRVVMVEDYKSSIAKNLFSGEEETIDMPKSDVLIYYTEDGSKICARPSGTEPKIKFYISVKTELDNVANFTKVEEVLNEKIKNIITAMQLS, from the coding sequence ATGCATATAGCACAAAACATTTTAGACGCAGTAAACGAATGGTTGACCCCAACATTCGACAATGAAACACAAGTGGCCATTAAAGAATTAATGACTACCTCGCCAAAAGAACTGGAGGAGAGTTTTTATAAAAACTTAGAGTTTGGAACTGGTGGTATGCGTGGTGTAATGGGAGTTGGAAACAACCGCATCAACAAATACACACTTGGAAAAAACACTCAAGGACTTTCTAATTATTTACATACTGTTTTTCCTGAACAGGCTTTGAAGGTTGTAATTGCCTATGATTGCCGTCATAACAGTCAATCTTTGGCCAAAGTGGTTGCTGATGTTTTCTCTGCAAACGGGATTCAGGTTTATTTGTTTTCGGACTTGAGACCTACTCCAGAATTGTCTTTTGCACTTAAATATTTGGGTTGTCAATGTGGTATTGTACTTACTGCATCGCATAATCCACCGGAATATAATGGTTACAAAGTGTATTGGGAAGATGGTGGACAAATTGTTCCTCCACAAGATGCAGCCATTATCGATGTTATTGAAAATTTAAATTACAATGAAATCAAATTTTCGGCAGATGAAACTTTGATTAAATATATAGACACCGAAATTGACGAAGCTTTTGTGAAATCGTCTGTTGAAAATGCAAGTTTCAACACTCCAAAAGAAGCCAAAGACAACTTGAACATTGTATTTACTTCATTGCACGGAACTTCTATTACGGCTGTACCTGCGACTTTGGAAAAAGCGGGTTATACTAATGTTAACATCGTTCCTGAACAAGCCAAACCAGATGGAAATTTCCCAACGGTTAAATCTCCAAATCCGGAAGAGCCAGAAGCATTGACAATGGCCCTTGCCTTGGCAGATAAACTAAATGCTGATATCGTTGTGGGAACTGACCCGGATTGTGATCGTTTGGGAGTTGCCGTTCGAAATAACGAAGGCAAAATGATTTTGTTGAACGGAAACCAAACCATGATTTTGATGACCGCTTTCCTATTGGAACAATGGAAAAAAGCAGGCAAAATAAACGGAAAACAATTTGTGGGTTCTACCATAGTTTCTACTCCAATGATTATGGAACTGGCAACAGCTTATGGTGTAGAATGCAAAGTGGGATTAACAGGCTTTAAATGGATTGCCAAAATGATTAAAGATTTCCCTGAACTGCAGTTTATTGGAGGTGGAGAAGAAAGTTTTGGATACATGGTTGGTGATGCTGTTCGTGATAAAGATGCTGTTGCTGCTACTTTATTGATTTGCGAAGTTGCGGCACAGGCCAAAGCTAAAGGCAGTTCTGTTTACAACACTTTACTACAATATTATGTCGATTTTGGTTTCTACAAAGAGCATTTGGTTTCACTTACCAAAAAAGGAATGGAAGGATTGGCAGAAATTAATCAGATGATGGTTTCATTGCGTGAAAATCCATTGAAAGAAATCAATGGTCAAAGAGTGGTAATGGTCGAAGACTACAAGTCATCGATTGCTAAAAACTTATTTTCAGGCGAAGAAGAAACTATAGACATGCCAAAATCTGACGTGTTGATTTATTATACGGAAGATGGTTCTAAAATTTGCGCCAGACCAAGCGGAACTGAACCTAAAATTAAATTTTACATCAGCGTAAAAACCGAATTAGACAACGTTGCTAATTTTACTAAAGTAGAAGAAGTGTTAAACGAAAAGATTAAAAACATAATTACTGCAATGCAGTTGAGCTAA
- a CDS encoding DUF2971 domain-containing protein — protein MYLNNPNIKLPQDSDTIVWKYLDLSKFLDLLLSQKLFMSRSDKFEDQYEGTFSEPTFEEIKKLSINNPDFLNYYKTHREKVAISSWHINEYESFAMWQIFTQNSEGLAIQSTVKRLQDALVPEKNYKQYIGEVNYIDYKKEYIPFDDLFFPFLFKRKSFQYEREVRIITDVTENTVKLNDGLKINVDITQLIEKIYIHPKSENWYKNLVIQLVKQLGFDFEIEKSDLESDILI, from the coding sequence ATGTATCTAAACAATCCTAACATAAAACTTCCACAAGATTCAGATACCATTGTATGGAAGTATCTGGACTTGTCGAAGTTTTTGGATTTATTGCTTTCGCAAAAATTATTCATGTCACGCTCCGATAAATTTGAAGATCAATACGAAGGCACTTTTAGCGAACCAACGTTTGAGGAAATCAAAAAACTTTCTATAAACAATCCTGATTTCTTAAATTACTACAAAACACATCGGGAGAAAGTGGCTATCAGTAGTTGGCACATCAATGAATACGAATCATTTGCCATGTGGCAAATTTTTACCCAAAATAGTGAAGGATTAGCAATACAATCTACAGTAAAAAGACTTCAGGATGCTTTGGTTCCCGAAAAAAATTACAAACAATATATTGGAGAAGTCAATTATATCGATTATAAAAAAGAATACATTCCGTTTGATGATTTGTTTTTTCCTTTTTTGTTCAAACGAAAAAGCTTTCAATATGAACGTGAGGTTCGTATCATTACCGATGTGACTGAGAACACTGTAAAACTAAATGATGGCCTAAAAATAAATGTAGACATTACCCAATTAATCGAAAAAATATACATTCATCCCAAATCTGAGAATTGGTACAAAAATCTAGTAATTCAATTGGTAAAACAGCTAGGATTTGATTTTGAAATAGAAAAATCCGATTTAGAAAGCGATATTTTGATTTAG
- a CDS encoding glycosyltransferase family 2 protein, whose translation MNLSILIPLLNEEESLQELYTWIISIMKSNNYSYEIIFLDDGSTDESWNIIESFAAENSNVKGIRFMKNFGKSQALHAGFAKAKGDVIITMDADLQDSPDEIPGLYEMITKEKYDLVSGWKKKRYDSVVAKNLPSKLFNWAARKTSGVELNDFNCGLKAYKNVVVKNIEVSGEMHRYIPVLAKNAGFGKIGEKIVQHQARKYGETKFGMERFINGFLDLITIWFLSRFGKRPMHLFGAIGSFMFILGFLLAGYIGVSKLYHMYMGMKYNLVTSNPWFFIALTTMVLGTQLFLAGFLGEIILRTKNNEERYKVSTEVNF comes from the coding sequence ATGAATTTATCAATACTCATACCGCTTCTTAACGAAGAGGAATCTCTACAAGAATTGTACACTTGGATCATTTCTATAATGAAATCTAACAATTATAGTTATGAAATCATTTTCTTGGATGACGGAAGTACTGACGAATCCTGGAATATTATTGAAAGTTTTGCCGCTGAGAATTCAAATGTAAAAGGGATTCGATTTATGAAAAACTTTGGAAAATCCCAAGCATTGCACGCAGGTTTTGCCAAAGCAAAAGGCGATGTGATTATCACGATGGATGCCGATTTACAGGACAGTCCGGATGAAATTCCTGGTTTGTATGAAATGATTACCAAAGAAAAATACGATTTGGTTTCGGGATGGAAAAAGAAACGCTATGACTCTGTTGTGGCCAAAAATCTTCCATCGAAATTATTCAATTGGGCTGCCAGAAAAACATCTGGGGTCGAATTGAATGATTTTAACTGTGGACTGAAAGCCTACAAGAATGTAGTAGTCAAAAATATTGAAGTATCTGGTGAAATGCACCGATATATTCCGGTTTTGGCCAAAAATGCAGGTTTTGGAAAAATTGGCGAGAAAATTGTGCAGCATCAAGCTAGAAAATATGGCGAAACCAAATTTGGAATGGAACGTTTCATTAATGGTTTTTTGGATTTGATAACGATTTGGTTTCTTTCCCGATTTGGAAAAAGACCGATGCACTTATTTGGAGCAATTGGTTCCTTTATGTTTATTCTTGGTTTTCTATTAGCTGGATATATTGGAGTTTCAAAACTATATCATATGTATATGGGAATGAAATATAACTTAGTTACTAGCAATCCTTGGTTTTTCATTGCATTGACAACAATGGTTTTGGGAACGCAATTATTTTTGGCAGGGTTTCTGGGAGAAATTATTTTGAGAACCAAGAACAACGAGGAACGTTACAAGGTCTCAACTGAAGTGAATTTTTAA
- a CDS encoding ABC transporter ATP-binding protein, whose translation MNNFKRIFPFVIPYKKYAYMNIFFNVLYALFSTLSFVSLIPMMQVLFDQTKRNTVMPVYKGIWELKKYGEDYLSYYITHTTDTFGVGRTLTIMVVIIISIFLLKNLCDYLAMFFITFLRNGILRDMRNAMYKKTIELPLAFYSEKRKGDVISRISGDVNEVQTSFLSILELIVKEPLTIVFTLITMVTISTQLTLFVFIFIPISGYVISLIGKQLKKKSTRAQEEQGIFLSTIEETMGGLKVVKGYNSENYFNRVFQESTQRFFLLSNSIGNRQNLASPASEFMGIMVIAILLWYGGHMVLIDKTLNGASFIAYMGLAYNILTPAKSISKASYAIKRGNAAAERVLEILDQENPITSKINAVEKSTFDSEIEIQNINFKYEDENVLKHFSLTVKKGQTVALVGQSGSGKSTIANLLTRFYDVNEGSIAIDGVAIKDLNLQSLRGLMGLVTQDSILFNDTIKANISLGKLDATDEEIIEALKIANAYEFVQDLPKGIYTNIGDSGNKLSGGQKQRLSIARAVLKNPPIMILDEATSALDTESEKFVQVALENMMQNRTSIVIAHRLSTIQKADVIVVMKKGKIVEQGKHEELIALDGTYNKLVTMQSFES comes from the coding sequence ATGAACAACTTTAAAAGAATATTCCCTTTTGTAATTCCGTATAAAAAATATGCTTATATGAACATTTTTTTCAATGTTCTATACGCCCTTTTTAGCACCCTTTCTTTCGTATCCTTGATTCCGATGATGCAAGTATTATTCGATCAAACCAAAAGAAATACGGTAATGCCAGTTTATAAAGGAATATGGGAACTCAAAAAATATGGCGAGGATTATTTAAGTTATTACATTACTCACACCACTGATACATTTGGCGTAGGGCGTACTTTAACCATAATGGTCGTTATAATCATATCAATCTTTTTATTAAAAAATTTATGTGATTACCTAGCGATGTTTTTCATCACCTTTTTACGAAATGGAATTTTGAGAGACATGCGAAATGCCATGTATAAAAAGACAATTGAATTGCCATTGGCTTTCTATTCTGAGAAAAGAAAAGGCGATGTTATTTCTAGAATTTCGGGAGATGTCAATGAAGTTCAAACTTCCTTTTTGTCTATTCTGGAACTTATTGTAAAAGAGCCTCTGACTATTGTTTTTACATTAATAACAATGGTTACCATCAGTACCCAATTAACACTTTTTGTATTTATTTTCATTCCCATTTCAGGTTATGTAATTTCCCTTATTGGAAAACAATTAAAAAAGAAATCAACCAGAGCACAAGAAGAACAAGGAATCTTTTTATCGACTATTGAAGAAACAATGGGAGGATTGAAAGTTGTAAAAGGATATAATTCTGAAAATTACTTCAACCGTGTTTTTCAAGAATCAACTCAACGTTTTTTTCTTTTATCAAATAGTATTGGTAATCGTCAAAACCTAGCTTCCCCAGCCAGTGAATTCATGGGAATTATGGTTATTGCCATTTTGCTTTGGTATGGTGGACATATGGTTTTGATTGACAAAACATTAAATGGCGCTTCTTTCATCGCTTATATGGGATTGGCTTACAACATCCTGACTCCTGCAAAATCTATTTCGAAAGCATCCTATGCCATCAAAAGAGGAAATGCAGCCGCAGAGCGTGTTTTGGAAATCTTAGATCAAGAAAATCCTATCACCAGTAAAATTAATGCTGTAGAAAAATCAACTTTCGATTCTGAAATTGAGATTCAAAACATCAACTTTAAATACGAAGATGAAAATGTATTAAAGCATTTTTCACTTACCGTAAAAAAAGGACAAACTGTTGCGCTTGTCGGGCAATCAGGAAGCGGAAAAAGTACTATTGCCAATTTGCTAACCCGCTTTTACGATGTAAATGAAGGGAGCATAGCTATCGACGGTGTTGCCATAAAAGATTTGAATTTGCAATCACTTCGTGGATTAATGGGATTGGTGACACAAGACAGCATTCTATTTAATGACACCATAAAAGCAAATATATCCTTAGGAAAACTTGATGCAACTGATGAAGAAATCATAGAAGCTCTAAAAATAGCCAATGCTTACGAATTTGTACAAGACCTACCAAAAGGAATTTACACCAACATCGGCGATAGCGGAAACAAACTTTCCGGAGGTCAAAAACAACGTTTATCTATTGCCCGCGCTGTGTTGAAAAACCCTCCAATCATGATTTTGGATGAAGCTACATCCGCTTTAGACACGGAAAGTGAAAAATTTGTACAAGTGGCACTAGAAAATATGATGCAAAACAGAACTTCCATTGTAATTGCGCATCGCCTTTCGACCATACAAAAGGCAGATGTTATTGTGGTTATGAAAAAAGGAAAAATAGTAGAGCAAGGAAAACACGAAGAACTTATCGCTTTAGATGGTACTTATAACAAATTGGTAACGATGCAAAGTTTTGAATCATAA